In Microplitis mediator isolate UGA2020A chromosome 2, iyMicMedi2.1, whole genome shotgun sequence, a single window of DNA contains:
- the LOC130664160 gene encoding putative ankyrin repeat protein RF_0381: protein MNPLIFDKIDRKIVQDLLASGVDINTTGNYRENDSYTVLHAAVDSCDRELIEFILSNKANINALTSNYAPVDSDDELDSKDSGREKNRKTYSGYSPLHVAVRNDSLEIVKLLLSNGADVHAKLTNCHTVLNVAIETASLELIKCLLEFGADVNQISVLKADSDDDNNDDDDDDILPSIKPKSYTPLHVAAELGRFDVIKVLINNGADPNAEAVNNQSVLYHAVCGGNYEIVDYLLEHGADVNRKNDVDIYLDTPCLIFAIEKDRFDIVKLLVSYGADNNDDGQAVRAAVEKGDFEIVRFLIDHNFKVNTLNAEYDDLDNVAPLYAAIDGGSFNMMELLLLNGANIDDARTTENIFNYRVEYDTPVMVGKHVLKTRTLKEYAGDLENVNFDASKVDLPPLPYDHECEDDVIDDNFIQRMYRQQEKEYIKMCEKEIEKMEIEFIGTSDVSYYDLLRKNIHQLTMCARNNSIRDTIFSDKMEENFPIYAGIIINCFQKGFVRKELLDKVEQLLADIFLQLSREFIEEIFSYLKNEDVKHFIRYL, encoded by the coding sequence atgaatccaTTGATCTTTGATAAGATCGACCGTAAAATAGTCCAAGATCTTTTAGCTTCTGGAGTTGATATCAACACTACTGGTAATTACAGAGAAAATGACAGCTACACAGTTCTACATGCAGCTGTCGATAGTTGTGACCGTGAATTGATTGAATTTATCCTCAGCAATAAAGCAAATATTAATGCTTTGACAAGTAATTATGCTCCTGTTGATTCCGATGATGAATTGGATAGTAAAGATTCAGGAAGggaaaaaaacagaaaaactTACAGTGGTTACTCACCGCTGCATGTTGCTGTCAGGAATGACAGCCTGGAAATTGTAAAGCTGTTATTAAGTAACGGTGCTGATGTTCATGCTAAATTAACTAATTGTCATACTGTTCTTAATGTTGCTATAGAAACAGCAAGTTTGGAACTAATTAAATGTTTACTAGAGTTTGGCGCCGATGTAAATCAAATCAGTGTGCTCAAAGCGGATTccgatgatgataataatgatgatgatgatgacgatatCTTGCCGTCTATTAAACCAAAAAGCTACACACCTCTCCATGTTGCTGCTGAACTTGGACGTTTCGAtgtaataaaagttttaatcaACAATGGAGCTGATCCCAATGCTGAAGCAGTTAATAATCAGTCTGTACTCTATCACGCTGTTTGCGGTGGTAACTATGAAATAGTTGATTATCTATTAGAGCATGGAGCAGATGTAAATCGTAAAAATGATGTCGACATTTATCTTGATACTCCATGTTTGATTTTTGCTATTGAAAAAGATCGATTTGATATTGTTAAACTTCTGGTGAGCTACGGTGCTGATAACAATGATGATGGACAAGCTGTAAGGGCTGCTGTTGAAAAAGGAGACTTTGAAATAGTCAGGTTTTTAATAGACCACAATTTCAAAGTTAATACTTTAAACGCAGAATACGATGACCTGGATAATGTCGCACCTTTATACGCTGCTATTGACGGAGGTAGTTTTAATATGATGGAGTTGTTGCTACTCAACGGTGCAAATATCGATGACGCGAGAACtacagaaaatatttttaattaccgcGTCGAATATGACACGCCTGTGATGGTTGGAAAGCACGTGCTGAAGACACGGACCCTTAAAGAATACGCGGGTGATCTTGAAAATGTCAATTTCGACGCAAGTAAAGTAGACTTACCACCTCTTCCGTATGATCATGAATGCGAGGATGATGTTATTGATGACAACTTTATTCAAAGAATGTATCGTCAACAGGAGAAAGAATATATCAAAATGTGTGAAAAAGAAATAGAAAAGATGGAAATTGAGTTCATTGGTACGAGTGATGTTTCTTATTATGAtttgttaagaaaaaatatacaccAGTTAACAATGTGTGCAAGAAATAATAGTATAAGAGATACAATATTTTCTGATAAGATGGAAGAAAATTTTCCTATCTATGCTggcattattattaattgtttccAAAAAGGCTTCGTGAGAAAAGAATTACTGGACAAAGTTGAACAATTACttgctgatatttttttacagttgtCCCGTGAATTTattgaagaaatattttccTATCTCAAGAACGAAGATGTGAAACATTTCATAAGATACTTATAA